In Geopsychrobacter electrodiphilus DSM 16401, a single window of DNA contains:
- a CDS encoding iron-sulfur cluster assembly scaffold protein NifU: MAKADLIGGELWEQYSKKVADRMNNPLNFGELTEANAKEMGGKLVIANEGAESCGDTVRLFWIVDPKTHVIKKATFKSFGCGTAIAATDMMAEMCVGKTVDEAAKMTNLDVEHALRDEVDVAAVPPQKMHCSVMAYEVIKRATSIYRNVDISTLAEPDIVCECARVSLQTVEDAIRINDLKTVEDISDYTKAGAFCKSCIQPGGHEKRDHYLVDILARVRAEMDHERNPDKTMSADFDKLSVVKQIKAIEAVLDEHIRPALAHDGGGIELEDVQPGENGIVNVHVRYQGSCKGCAGSVAGTLTFVEQTLQKNLSDKIRGVVV; encoded by the coding sequence ATGGCAAAAGCAGATCTGATCGGCGGCGAACTCTGGGAACAGTATTCCAAAAAAGTAGCCGACCGCATGAACAACCCGCTAAACTTCGGGGAGCTGACGGAAGCTAACGCCAAGGAGATGGGCGGCAAGCTGGTCATCGCCAACGAAGGTGCCGAATCCTGTGGTGATACGGTGCGCCTCTTCTGGATCGTTGACCCCAAGACCCATGTCATCAAAAAGGCGACCTTCAAATCATTCGGCTGTGGCACCGCGATCGCTGCCACCGACATGATGGCCGAAATGTGCGTCGGCAAAACCGTCGACGAGGCGGCTAAAATGACCAACCTTGACGTTGAACACGCCCTGCGGGATGAAGTCGATGTCGCCGCCGTGCCACCCCAAAAGATGCACTGCAGCGTCATGGCCTACGAGGTGATCAAGCGCGCGACCTCAATCTACCGCAACGTCGATATTTCGACTCTGGCCGAGCCCGACATTGTCTGTGAGTGTGCGCGGGTTTCGCTACAGACGGTTGAAGACGCCATCCGCATCAACGATCTGAAGACGGTTGAGGATATTTCCGACTACACCAAGGCCGGTGCTTTCTGCAAATCCTGCATCCAGCCCGGCGGCCATGAAAAGCGCGACCACTACCTGGTCGACATTCTCGCCCGGGTTCGCGCCGAAATGGATCACGAACGCAACCCCGACAAAACGATGTCCGCTGATTTCGACAAGCTGTCAGTCGTCAAACAGATCAAGGCGATCGAAGCGGTGCTCGACGAACATATCCGTCCGGCTTTGGCGCACGATGGCGGTGGCATCGAACTCGAAGATGTCCAGCCCGGCGAGAACGGCATCGTCAACGTCCACGTCCGCTATCAGGGGTCATGCAAAGGCTGCGCTGGTAGCGTCGCCGGCACCCTGACCTTTGTCGAACAGACCCTGCAGAAGAATTTGAGTGATAAAATTCGCGGCGTGGTGGTTTAA
- a CDS encoding NifS family cysteine desulfurase → MERIYLDNNATTIVDPAVRDAMDPFYCHMYGNPNSLHSYGIEVRPYMHQAMEQLYAGIGARDEDDIIINSCATEGNNTVILGFYFNLLKDTRKKHIVTTQLEHPCIRESCRFLEQHGVKVTYLAPDHDGMITARMVKEALTDHTALVSVMWANNETGLILPIKEISEVCKERGVYLHTDAVQAIGKLKVDLKDVHVDYLTFSAHKFHGPKGIGGLYIRNGASLPPLLHGGEQMGGRRAGTVDVAGMVAMGKAMELANTHLAYENTEVRRLRDKLEDALLKIDDILIVGKRELRTPNTVYVSIRGVEGEALIWDLNQTGIAASTGSACASESLEASPILTAIGADRELAHTGVRLSLSRFTTEQEIDFTIYTINKAVTRLRSFSTSY, encoded by the coding sequence ATGGAACGAATTTATCTCGATAACAATGCGACGACAATCGTCGATCCGGCGGTGCGCGATGCGATGGACCCCTTCTACTGCCACATGTACGGCAACCCCAATTCGCTGCACTCCTATGGTATCGAGGTGCGGCCCTACATGCATCAGGCGATGGAGCAGCTCTACGCCGGAATCGGCGCCCGCGATGAGGACGATATCATCATCAATTCCTGCGCGACCGAGGGGAACAACACCGTCATCCTCGGTTTCTACTTCAACCTGCTCAAGGATACGCGCAAGAAACATATCGTCACTACTCAGCTCGAACACCCCTGCATCCGTGAATCATGTCGCTTCCTCGAGCAACACGGGGTCAAGGTCACCTATCTGGCCCCTGACCACGATGGCATGATCACGGCCAGGATGGTCAAGGAAGCGCTCACCGACCATACCGCCCTGGTGTCAGTCATGTGGGCCAACAATGAGACCGGTTTGATCCTGCCGATCAAGGAAATTTCAGAAGTCTGCAAGGAGCGCGGCGTCTACCTGCACACCGACGCGGTTCAAGCGATCGGCAAGCTCAAGGTTGATCTCAAGGATGTTCATGTCGACTATCTGACTTTCAGCGCCCACAAGTTTCACGGCCCCAAAGGGATAGGCGGCCTCTATATCCGCAACGGCGCCAGCCTGCCTCCACTTTTGCACGGTGGCGAACAGATGGGCGGCCGACGCGCCGGCACCGTCGACGTGGCCGGCATGGTCGCCATGGGAAAAGCGATGGAACTCGCCAATACGCATCTTGCTTATGAGAACACCGAAGTACGGCGCCTGCGCGATAAACTGGAAGATGCCCTGCTGAAAATCGATGACATCCTGATCGTCGGCAAGCGTGAGCTGCGAACCCCGAATACGGTCTATGTCAGCATCCGCGGCGTCGAGGGTGAGGCACTGATCTGGGACCTGAATCAGACCGGCATCGCCGCCTCGACTGGCAGCGCCTGCGCATCGGAATCACTGGAAGCCAGTCCGATTCTGACCGCCATCGGTGCCGACCGTGAACTGGCGCATACCGGCGTGCGCCTAAGCCTGTCGCGCTTCACCACCGAACAGGAGATCGATTTTACGATCTACACCATTAATAAAGCGGTCACGCGACTGCGCAGTTTCTCAACATCCTACTAA
- a CDS encoding iron-sulfur cluster assembly scaffold protein has protein sequence MYSDKVMDHFLHPRNVGDLPQADAIGEIGNPADGDMLRLFLKIENKTITRIRFKTFGCAAAIATSSILTEMAIGKTLDEALLISKDDVATALDGLPADKMDCSNLAADALHQAIRAYLAERV, from the coding sequence ATGTACAGCGATAAGGTCATGGATCATTTTCTTCATCCGCGAAACGTCGGCGATCTGCCGCAGGCTGATGCCATCGGCGAGATCGGCAACCCGGCCGATGGCGACATGCTGCGTCTTTTTTTGAAGATTGAGAACAAAACCATCACCCGGATCCGCTTCAAGACCTTCGGCTGCGCAGCGGCGATTGCGACCTCGTCGATCCTGACCGAAATGGCGATCGGCAAAACCCTCGACGAAGCGCTGCTGATCAGTAAAGACGATGTTGCGACTGCCCTAGACGGCCTGCCCGCCGATAAAATGGACTGCTCCAACCTGGCGGCAGATGCCTTGCATCAGGCGATCCGGGCTTATCTTGCTGAGCGCGTCTGA